The Trichosurus vulpecula isolate mTriVul1 chromosome 4, mTriVul1.pri, whole genome shotgun sequence genome contains a region encoding:
- the COPZ2 gene encoding coatomer subunit zeta-2 — translation MQRPEAWPRPHPGEGAAAEAAAAARGGTAQGAGASEPPGLRLQEPSLYTVKAVFILDNDGHRLLAKYYDDTFPSIKEQKAFEKNVFNKTNRTDSEIAFFGGMTIVYKSSIDLFLYVVGSSQENELMLMSVLTCLFDSLNHVLRRNIEKRSLVENMDGAFLVVDEIVDGGVILENDPQQVIQKVNFRVDDSGLSEQSVAQVLQSAKEQIKWSLLK, via the exons ATGCAGCGGCCCGAGGCCTGGCCACGTCCGCACCCAGGGGAGGGGGCCGCcgcggaggcggcggcggcagccCGGGGGGGAACGGCGCAGGGCGCTGGGGCCTCGGAGCCCCCGGGGCTGCGG TTGCAGGAACCATCTCTCTACACTGTCAAAGCAGTTTTCATCCTGGATAATGATGGACACCGGCTTCTGGCCAAG taTTACGATGATACATTCCCCTCCATCAAGGAGCAGAAAGCCTTCGAGAAAAATGTCTTCAATAAGACTAATAGGACTGACA GTGAGATTGCCTTTTTTGGGGGTATGACCATTGTCTACAAGAGCAGCATCGACCTTTTCCTGTATGTGGTGGGCTCATCCCAGGAGAATGAG ctGATGCTCATGTCAGTCCTCACCTGCCTGTTTGATTCCCTGAACCATGTGTTACG GAGGAACATAGAGAAACGCTCATTGGTGGAGAACATGGATGGAGCTTTCCTGGTGGTGGATGAGATCGTGGATGGCGG tgtaatTCTGGAGAATGATCCCCAGCAGGTGATCCAGAAAGTGAACTTCCGG GTCGATGACAGTGGCCTGTCTGAGCAGAGTGTGGCCCAG GTTCTGCAGTCTGCCAAGGAGCAAATTAAGTGGTCTTTACTAAAGTGA